One genomic window of Prochlorococcus sp. MIT 0603 includes the following:
- a CDS encoding ATPase — MGQKWLISGSPGCGKTTWILNTIKRNPGACGYLRLAEQAKNGQEKSPESLIDYTFLKDQVPHLKDLSGCPDTSISKHKDLLILIELSQSQSPEELEAVGINPYVKSQLESLKLQPDRHLHFGRDSELPNNDTLVFKELAFWSLNLVKSVWDPQSLNTFWFELVNGAYGDVYRAKGLMNLPDGQSVFFNWIVSQKGSQFLPLKTVSPPNGRPERASGLVIQGKGLDCINIQSTINLCLLNDALLEMHQMPLRDRQPEALHAS, encoded by the coding sequence ATGGGACAAAAATGGTTGATTTCAGGTTCGCCAGGGTGCGGGAAGACCACCTGGATACTTAACACAATCAAACGTAATCCAGGTGCTTGCGGATATTTACGTCTCGCTGAGCAGGCTAAAAACGGTCAAGAGAAATCACCTGAATCTCTAATTGATTACACATTTTTAAAAGATCAGGTTCCTCATCTAAAAGACTTATCCGGCTGTCCTGATACCTCAATTTCAAAGCACAAAGACTTACTAATTTTAATTGAGCTTTCACAATCCCAATCACCTGAGGAATTAGAAGCAGTCGGGATAAATCCTTACGTCAAGAGTCAACTCGAGTCCTTAAAGCTGCAACCTGATAGGCACCTACACTTTGGTCGAGACTCAGAGTTACCAAATAATGACACATTGGTTTTCAAAGAACTTGCATTTTGGAGCCTCAACCTTGTTAAAAGCGTATGGGATCCACAGAGTCTGAATACCTTTTGGTTTGAGCTTGTCAATGGAGCCTATGGAGATGTCTATAGAGCCAAGGGTCTCATGAACTTGCCCGATGGACAGTCTGTTTTCTTCAACTGGATTGTGAGTCAAAAAGGGTCACAGTTTCTTCCACTAAAAACAGTTTCTCCTCCTAATGGCAGGCCTGAAAGAGCATCAGGGCTTGTTATACAAGGAAAAGGACTTGATTGCATAAACATTCAGTCAACAATTAATCTCTGCCTGCTAAACGATGCCTTACTCGAAATGCATCAAATGCCTCTGAGGGATCGACAACCAGAAGCCCTCCACGCAAGTTAA
- a CDS encoding metallophosphoesterase family protein, producing MKHAVISCLHANLAAVKAVLNDIDQKGISDITCLGDLVGYGPQPNEVVDLVRERAIASCQGCWDEDIIEGLNACECSYPSQLAEKRGHLAHEWAAEQLTDINKDFLASLPTSIRRDRMLFVHGSPNSQHEYLLPDMNAFAALERVEKAGADTLFCGHTHQPYVRELKNGSIRVRLQSTSNQNAEDKEINLPMRKIVNAGSVGEPRHGSTNATYVIHDDVTGEVEIKEVAYDIGLTCQAIIDAGLPRIFAWRLSHGFEFAEQAEDASHVCER from the coding sequence ATGAAACATGCAGTAATCTCCTGCCTACATGCCAACCTAGCTGCTGTAAAAGCAGTACTAAATGATATTGATCAAAAAGGAATTAGCGATATCACCTGTCTTGGTGATCTAGTGGGCTATGGACCACAACCGAATGAAGTAGTAGATCTAGTACGAGAACGTGCTATTGCTAGCTGTCAAGGGTGCTGGGATGAAGATATTATTGAAGGTCTTAATGCATGCGAATGCAGCTACCCATCTCAACTAGCGGAAAAGCGTGGGCACCTAGCTCATGAGTGGGCAGCAGAGCAATTAACAGATATCAACAAAGATTTTCTAGCAAGTTTGCCAACATCAATACGTAGAGATCGCATGCTGTTTGTTCATGGTAGTCCCAATAGCCAACATGAGTATCTTCTACCTGACATGAATGCATTTGCAGCACTTGAAAGAGTTGAGAAAGCCGGAGCTGACACTTTGTTTTGCGGACACACTCATCAACCTTATGTACGTGAACTGAAAAATGGATCAATTCGAGTGCGGCTACAAAGCACGTCTAATCAGAATGCAGAAGACAAAGAAATAAACTTACCAATGCGAAAAATAGTCAACGCAGGATCAGTAGGTGAGCCTCGTCATGGCAGTACTAATGCCACCTATGTAATCCATGATGATGTTACTGGAGAAGTTGAGATCAAAGAGGTGGCCTATGACATTGGACTAACATGCCAAGCCATTATTGATGCCGGACTACCACGAATATTCGCATGGAGGCTGAGTCATGGCTTTGAATTTGCCGAGCAAGCCGAAGATGCTAGTCATGTTTGCGAACGATGA
- a CDS encoding phosphoesterase, translated as MIERWALVSGLKGDLENYELIQRDLKKARGVTALFVLGDMIGPERNCDALLNRLQNPRRDELQPQCIYGWWEEQLLTEQGLRGEKKADALRLNQGEEAVTALLNAVDTYHLKWLSSLQFGFIELDCGLIHGSSADIGDNLTSETSPLILIDRLTRLDVNRLFTAHSTKQFHLELTGGRLDSQVKDLNGESQHQQKVSKQSIIGIGAGESYTIYDVGSDKTHFLTAGAQCNTPGKGFA; from the coding sequence ATGATTGAGCGCTGGGCACTAGTGAGTGGTCTAAAAGGTGACCTAGAAAACTACGAGCTGATTCAACGTGATTTAAAGAAGGCTCGTGGAGTTACGGCCTTATTTGTCCTGGGAGATATGATCGGGCCAGAACGCAACTGTGATGCGTTGTTAAATCGACTACAAAACCCCCGACGTGATGAGTTACAACCTCAATGCATTTATGGCTGGTGGGAAGAGCAGCTGCTTACAGAGCAGGGATTACGTGGCGAGAAAAAGGCAGATGCTTTGCGACTAAATCAAGGAGAAGAAGCAGTAACAGCCTTATTGAATGCTGTTGATACCTATCATCTCAAGTGGCTATCATCACTTCAATTTGGCTTCATTGAATTGGACTGCGGTCTAATTCACGGAAGCTCAGCAGATATAGGAGATAACCTTACATCAGAAACCTCTCCGCTAATTCTTATTGATCGCCTTACTCGACTTGATGTAAACAGATTATTTACAGCACACAGCACTAAACAATTTCATCTTGAGCTCACTGGAGGAAGGCTCGATTCACAGGTAAAAGACTTGAATGGTGAAAGTCAACATCAGCAGAAAGTATCTAAACAAAGCATTATTGGGATTGGAGCAGGGGAGAGTTACACCATCTATGACGTTGGTAGTGATAAAACACACTTTCTTACTGCTGGTGCACAATGCAATACACCAGGCAAGGGGTTTGCATAA
- a CDS encoding thermonuclease family protein, translating into MPISLLKKISIIPIFLILIGCSKPLDKESVVIQNCYDGDTCTTITGEKIRLACIDTPELKGKKANPIPAKAAKDYLNGLIAGEEVFINRITKDRYQRTVAELSLDGMNIQEHLVDQGFAIIYERYASQCNWSKQK; encoded by the coding sequence TTGCCTATTTCTCTTTTGAAAAAAATATCAATCATACCAATATTTTTAATATTAATAGGGTGCTCAAAGCCTCTAGACAAAGAGAGTGTAGTTATTCAAAATTGCTATGACGGAGATACTTGCACCACAATCACAGGAGAGAAGATCAGGCTTGCTTGCATCGATACTCCAGAACTAAAAGGAAAGAAAGCTAATCCAATCCCGGCCAAAGCAGCTAAAGACTATCTCAATGGATTAATTGCTGGAGAAGAAGTATTTATTAATCGGATTACAAAAGATCGCTATCAAAGAACAGTTGCTGAACTATCTCTAGATGGAATGAATATTCAAGAACATTTAGTTGATCAAGGCTTCGCGATCATCTATGAAAGATATGCAAGTCAATGCAACTGGTCAAAACAAAAGTAG
- the arsJ gene encoding organoarsenical effux MFS transporter ArsJ, whose translation MKLSSLQQYGIVTTNYWAFTLTDGALRMLVVFHFHQLGYTALEIAFLFLFYEFFGVITNLYGGWIGARYGLRLTLWAGTLLQISALLMLVPVASSWPKFLSVSYVMVAQAISGIAKDLNKMSAKSAIKTVVPETPEEEQKGKKKLFKWVALLTGSKNALKGVGFFLGGALLTGFGFNNAVGLMAIGLALSFLMTLILPGDIGRMKEKPIFKDLFSKSKGINTLSTARFFLFGARDVWFVVALPVFLETSLDWNFSEIGAFLGLWIIGYGFVQALAPSLRNLWGKKSSPGISTVQFWSALLMGIPGLIAIALWRQNDPSIAITAGLIAFGIVFAMNSSIHSYMVLAYTDAENVSLNVGFYYMANAAGRLIGTLLSGVLFVLGDTPYLGMQICLWCSSLFILFSWLSSLQLPSLKNSGCLN comes from the coding sequence ATGAAATTATCATCTCTTCAGCAATACGGGATCGTTACTACAAATTATTGGGCGTTCACTCTGACAGATGGCGCACTTCGCATGTTGGTGGTTTTTCATTTTCACCAACTTGGCTATACAGCTTTAGAGATTGCATTTCTTTTTTTGTTTTATGAGTTCTTTGGGGTCATTACTAATCTCTATGGCGGCTGGATTGGTGCTCGATATGGCCTACGACTAACTCTCTGGGCAGGCACACTTCTTCAAATCAGTGCTCTTTTGATGTTGGTTCCTGTTGCTTCAAGTTGGCCGAAATTTCTAAGCGTTAGTTATGTGATGGTTGCGCAAGCAATTAGTGGTATTGCTAAAGACCTCAACAAAATGAGTGCAAAGAGTGCAATCAAAACAGTCGTACCTGAAACCCCTGAAGAAGAACAAAAAGGAAAAAAGAAGTTGTTCAAATGGGTTGCTCTTTTAACAGGATCAAAAAATGCCCTAAAGGGGGTTGGGTTTTTCCTAGGAGGGGCATTACTAACTGGATTTGGTTTTAATAATGCTGTTGGGCTAATGGCGATTGGCTTGGCGTTGTCATTTCTTATGACATTGATCTTGCCAGGTGATATTGGACGGATGAAGGAAAAACCAATATTTAAGGACCTTTTCTCAAAATCAAAAGGAATTAACACTCTCTCGACTGCACGTTTCTTTCTCTTTGGAGCTAGAGATGTGTGGTTTGTAGTCGCATTACCTGTTTTCCTTGAGACATCACTTGATTGGAACTTCTCTGAGATTGGAGCTTTCCTAGGCCTATGGATTATTGGATACGGTTTTGTACAAGCATTGGCACCAAGTTTAAGAAATCTTTGGGGGAAGAAGTCGAGCCCAGGAATTTCAACGGTTCAATTTTGGAGTGCGTTGCTGATGGGGATACCTGGACTAATAGCCATTGCATTATGGAGACAGAATGATCCAAGCATTGCCATTACTGCTGGTTTAATTGCGTTCGGAATAGTTTTCGCAATGAATTCTTCTATTCATTCATACATGGTTTTGGCTTATACAGATGCTGAAAATGTCAGCCTCAACGTTGGCTTCTATTACATGGCAAATGCGGCAGGCAGGCTTATTGGGACGCTTCTATCAGGAGTTTTATTTGTACTGGGAGATACTCCTTATTTAGGCATGCAGATTTGTTTGTGGTGTTCCAGCTTATTTATCCTCTTCTCATGGTTGAGCAGCCTTCAGCTTCCTTCACTAAAGAACTCCGGGTGTCTTAATTAA
- a CDS encoding EVE domain-containing protein — protein sequence MASQEPNYWLMKSEPDVYGIDDLKNEEETLWDGIRNYQARNFMRDMKAGDLAFFYHSNCKPPGIIGLMEVIETRLVDPTQFDQKSNYYDPKSKQDAPRWDCAKLKYIKKYSKLLSLKDISEIFDPTDLILIRKGNRLSIMPVIPSVAEKFFKLLDN from the coding sequence ATGGCATCACAGGAACCAAACTACTGGCTAATGAAGAGTGAGCCTGATGTTTATGGAATAGATGATCTTAAAAATGAAGAAGAAACACTCTGGGATGGAATTAGAAACTATCAAGCCAGAAACTTTATGAGGGATATGAAAGCAGGAGATCTCGCTTTTTTTTATCACTCAAACTGTAAGCCTCCTGGGATTATTGGGCTTATGGAAGTAATAGAGACTCGTTTAGTTGATCCAACTCAATTTGATCAAAAATCAAATTACTACGATCCAAAGTCAAAACAAGATGCTCCTAGATGGGATTGTGCAAAGTTGAAATATATCAAAAAATATAGCAAACTACTTAGTCTTAAAGATATTAGTGAAATCTTTGATCCAACGGATTTAATTCTAATTAGAAAAGGAAATAGATTATCAATTATGCCTGTAATTCCATCTGTTGCAGAAAAGTTTTTTAAGTTGTTAGACAATTGA
- a CDS encoding DUF1818 family protein, protein MIQREGPGWRLERDELRTGFPVLIGGENWAVELSSNEWQSLNGVILDLIGQYEQLKSQLMPEEKVFLEIERLPWWACIDGNSENWSLKLILSAEGTDKRGLEVFWPIPVAQVIVSAMRTMWDSQ, encoded by the coding sequence ATGATTCAGCGGGAAGGTCCTGGATGGCGACTAGAAAGGGATGAGTTAAGGACTGGTTTTCCTGTATTAATTGGCGGTGAGAATTGGGCGGTTGAACTGAGTTCAAATGAATGGCAAAGTCTTAATGGTGTGATATTGGATTTAATCGGTCAATATGAACAATTAAAAAGTCAACTAATGCCAGAAGAGAAAGTTTTTCTTGAAATTGAACGCTTGCCATGGTGGGCCTGTATAGATGGCAATAGTGAGAATTGGAGCTTAAAGTTAATTCTTTCTGCAGAAGGAACTGACAAAAGAGGTTTGGAAGTGTTTTGGCCTATTCCCGTGGCACAGGTAATAGTTTCTGCAATGAGGACTATGTGGGATTCCCAGTAA
- a CDS encoding DNA-directed RNA polymerase subunit omega, translating to MIKAGFDSKDLAKRGESLIRQASNRYLTTVRIAFRAKQRRFDDFDGLLEESSVKPVQRSIIELSDEQDQPDLLPG from the coding sequence GTGATTAAAGCTGGATTTGACTCAAAAGATCTTGCAAAGCGTGGCGAAAGTCTTATTCGTCAAGCTAGTAATAGATATTTAACAACTGTTCGCATAGCTTTTAGGGCTAAACAGCGTCGATTTGATGATTTTGATGGATTGCTTGAGGAGTCATCAGTTAAGCCTGTGCAAAGATCTATTATTGAATTAAGTGACGAACAGGATCAACCTGATTTGCTACCAGGATGA
- a CDS encoding Hsp70 family protein — protein sequence MDSNENKLSGTLAIDLGSTTTVVAFQAENEDSIKLLNLPLISRCPGEVPSLIWQSSDQKSYFLFGQEVQKLGLTEKRDQNLINDFKRWIGAPKEDIPKHFNLSPKKAGELFLKEIWKRIPSNLQIKKLVLSAPVETYKEYRKWLNSVCDDLAVPEIALVDEPTAAAIGAGLPGGSTLLVIDLGGSTIDMSMVLIEGGEGQPEPIAQLIRFGGNDLEATSKQVFRGAKVLGKAGLRLGGRDFDKWILHYLFPKIKPSESLLDTAEKLKCRLSNQDISETKKLSEEIFINDQEGTKKFTLMRLEFEELLQEKGFFKSMSKLLEQTLAQGRSNGFEMADLTGVVIVGGGSQIPVIKRWLLNKVGKQNLLLPPPVEAVAIGAIKLTPGVTIRDVLNRGISLRFWDQKTNSHMWHPLFLPGQPWPTIKPLEIILSASTLNQLEIELRIADNQSNQLQKILYLNGIPTIQEEESTDNPNILPWLNDPIIINLDPPGKPGEDCIKLRFSIDKLCQLCVQGIDLRNEKTILEKVIGSIR from the coding sequence GTGGATAGTAATGAGAATAAATTATCAGGGACCCTTGCTATAGATCTTGGGAGTACAACGACTGTTGTTGCATTCCAAGCTGAGAATGAAGATTCTATAAAACTGCTTAACCTTCCATTAATAAGCAGATGTCCAGGTGAAGTCCCTAGCCTTATATGGCAATCATCAGATCAAAAGTCCTACTTTTTATTCGGACAAGAAGTACAAAAATTAGGTCTAACTGAAAAAAGAGATCAAAATCTCATTAACGATTTCAAACGCTGGATTGGTGCTCCAAAAGAAGACATTCCAAAACATTTTAATTTATCACCTAAAAAAGCTGGTGAGCTTTTTCTTAAAGAGATCTGGAAAAGAATTCCTTCAAATTTACAAATCAAAAAACTAGTTTTATCAGCACCTGTTGAAACATATAAGGAATATCGCAAATGGTTGAATTCAGTTTGTGATGATCTAGCAGTTCCGGAAATTGCTTTGGTCGATGAACCTACAGCAGCGGCCATTGGAGCAGGGCTACCTGGAGGTTCTACTTTATTAGTAATTGATCTAGGTGGCAGCACTATTGATATGTCGATGGTGCTAATTGAAGGGGGCGAAGGACAACCTGAGCCCATTGCACAATTAATTAGATTTGGAGGGAATGATCTTGAAGCGACAAGTAAACAAGTTTTTAGAGGTGCCAAAGTACTTGGCAAAGCTGGCCTTCGATTAGGTGGTAGAGATTTTGACAAATGGATTCTTCATTATCTTTTCCCGAAAATTAAGCCATCAGAATCACTTCTAGATACTGCCGAAAAATTAAAATGCAGGCTTAGTAATCAAGATATTTCTGAAACGAAAAAACTTTCAGAAGAAATTTTTATTAACGACCAAGAAGGAACAAAGAAATTCACTTTAATGAGGCTTGAATTCGAAGAACTTCTTCAAGAAAAAGGTTTTTTCAAAAGCATGTCAAAGCTTTTAGAACAAACTCTTGCTCAAGGCCGCTCAAATGGATTCGAAATGGCAGATCTAACTGGAGTTGTAATTGTTGGAGGTGGTTCTCAAATACCAGTTATCAAAAGATGGTTATTGAATAAAGTTGGTAAACAAAATTTGCTGCTACCACCTCCTGTAGAAGCCGTAGCAATTGGAGCAATAAAATTAACACCTGGTGTGACAATTAGAGATGTTCTCAATCGAGGAATATCACTGCGATTCTGGGACCAAAAGACAAATAGCCATATGTGGCACCCTCTTTTTCTTCCAGGCCAACCATGGCCAACAATTAAGCCTCTTGAGATTATTTTAAGTGCAAGTACACTTAATCAATTAGAAATTGAACTAAGGATTGCAGATAATCAAAGCAATCAACTTCAAAAAATACTCTATTTAAATGGGATACCGACTATTCAAGAGGAAGAAAGCACTGACAATCCAAACATACTACCTTGGTTAAATGATCCAATAATTATTAATTTAGACCCACCTGGAAAACCAGGTGAAGACTGTATAAAACTACGGTTTAGTATTGATAAGCTTTGTCAGCTTTGTGTTCAAGGGATTGATCTAAGAAATGAGAAGACAATTCTTGAAAAGGTTATTGGTTCGATTAGATGA
- the pyrR gene encoding bifunctional pyr operon transcriptional regulator/uracil phosphoribosyltransferase PyrR — protein sequence MTNQSSPERVEILSKQELAKTLKRLASQILENVPESRDLLLLGIPTRGIQLAQVLAAELQKQLSHPIDQGIIDPTFHRDDLVRVGTKMGPSTVIPSSLEGRQVLLVDDVIFTGRTVRAAIESLQAWGRPEKVMLLVMVDRTGHRELPIQPDFYGRQIPTRKTETIELKLDKVDGEEGVFLGKYDS from the coding sequence ATGACAAATCAGTCAAGCCCTGAAAGGGTTGAGATACTTTCAAAGCAAGAGTTGGCTAAGACTCTTAAAAGACTTGCTTCTCAAATTCTTGAAAATGTTCCAGAAAGTAGGGACCTTTTGCTTTTGGGCATCCCAACAAGAGGGATTCAACTTGCTCAGGTTTTGGCAGCCGAATTACAGAAGCAACTTTCTCACCCAATAGATCAAGGTATTATTGACCCTACTTTTCATAGAGATGACCTTGTACGAGTTGGAACCAAGATGGGACCATCCACTGTAATCCCTTCGAGCTTGGAAGGTCGTCAAGTTCTCTTGGTAGATGATGTTATTTTTACTGGAAGAACAGTCCGAGCAGCTATAGAGTCTCTTCAGGCTTGGGGAAGACCTGAAAAAGTCATGCTTTTAGTAATGGTTGATAGAACTGGGCATAGAGAGCTACCTATTCAGCCTGATTTCTATGGCCGACAAATACCTACGAGAAAAACAGAAACTATTGAATTGAAACTTGATAAGGTTGATGGTGAAGAAGGGGTTTTTCTTGGTAAATATGATTCTTGA
- the gpmI gene encoding 2,3-bisphosphoglycerate-independent phosphoglycerate mutase, with translation MPNRSSDTTMRSSHIAPVVLTILDGWGYREETENNAILNAHTPIMDALWSAYPHTLIEASGSDVGLPDNQMGNSEVGHLTIGAGRIIQQELVRISNTIEFKKLDQIPNLLSLADNLIQNKKTLHLIGLCSDGGVHSHVNHLNGLLEWAKDKGIEKVAVHAFTDGRDTPAKSSLKYLQALNEKFNSLGIGELASLCGRYWSMDRDNRWERIQKAHDLLTNPDFPLTQLSSEEIINSSYKENITDEFLEPTRLTNSYLKNGDGLIMFNFRPDRARQLIKSISVKTFDKFQRKHFPEINTVTFTQYEDDLPVSVAFPPESLDNLLGQVISENGLLQYRTAETEKYPHVTYFFNGGIEKPLPGEDRFLVPSPRVATYDLSPEMSADKLTKSCQDAIEKGIYSLIVINFANPDMVGHTGVHEATKKAINKVDTCIGQILNSIGKMNGTLLITADHGNAELMEGPDGEPWTAHTTNPVPVILIEGEGRKISGHGNAVQLREGGGLADIAPTLLQLLSLEKPDTMTGSSLIESINLPSKASLITQPA, from the coding sequence ATGCCGAATAGAAGTTCTGACACTACTATGAGATCAAGTCATATAGCTCCTGTAGTTTTAACTATTCTTGATGGATGGGGATATCGAGAGGAAACAGAGAACAATGCCATCCTCAATGCTCATACCCCAATAATGGATGCTCTATGGTCTGCTTATCCTCATACACTTATTGAAGCAAGTGGGTCTGATGTTGGATTGCCAGATAATCAAATGGGTAATTCAGAAGTAGGTCATTTAACTATTGGAGCAGGAAGAATTATTCAGCAAGAGCTAGTTAGAATTAGCAATACCATTGAATTCAAAAAGCTTGACCAAATACCAAATCTATTAAGCCTTGCAGATAATTTAATTCAAAACAAAAAAACACTCCATTTAATTGGATTATGTTCAGATGGAGGAGTACATAGTCATGTCAATCATTTAAATGGGCTCTTAGAATGGGCAAAAGATAAAGGGATAGAAAAAGTCGCTGTTCATGCATTTACTGATGGTAGGGATACTCCTGCCAAGAGTTCATTGAAATATTTACAAGCCTTAAATGAGAAATTTAATTCTTTAGGGATAGGAGAACTGGCTAGTTTATGTGGAAGATATTGGTCAATGGACAGAGATAATAGATGGGAAAGGATTCAAAAGGCTCATGATTTATTAACTAATCCCGATTTCCCATTAACTCAATTATCTAGTGAAGAAATCATTAATTCTAGCTACAAAGAAAATATTACTGATGAATTCCTAGAGCCAACAAGGCTCACTAATTCTTACCTCAAAAATGGTGATGGTTTGATAATGTTCAATTTCCGTCCTGATAGGGCAAGACAATTAATCAAATCAATATCAGTAAAAACTTTTGACAAGTTTCAACGAAAACACTTCCCAGAAATTAACACGGTTACTTTTACACAATATGAGGATGATCTTCCTGTATCAGTTGCGTTTCCCCCAGAATCTCTAGACAATTTATTAGGACAAGTAATTTCTGAAAATGGATTACTTCAATATAGAACTGCTGAAACTGAAAAATATCCTCACGTAACTTATTTTTTTAATGGTGGAATAGAGAAACCTTTGCCTGGGGAAGATCGTTTTCTAGTTCCATCACCAAGAGTTGCAACTTATGATCTTTCCCCTGAGATGTCAGCAGACAAACTAACAAAGAGCTGTCAAGATGCTATTGAAAAAGGGATTTATTCCTTAATTGTCATTAATTTTGCCAACCCTGACATGGTTGGGCATACAGGTGTCCATGAAGCCACAAAAAAAGCTATAAATAAAGTAGATACTTGTATTGGGCAAATTTTAAATTCCATCGGGAAAATGAATGGAACCCTTTTAATAACAGCAGATCACGGCAATGCTGAATTAATGGAAGGGCCTGACGGAGAGCCATGGACTGCTCATACTACTAACCCAGTCCCTGTAATTCTTATAGAAGGTGAAGGACGCAAGATTTCAGGGCATGGCAATGCAGTTCAATTGAGAGAGGGCGGAGGACTGGCTGATATAGCTCCCACCTTGCTTCAATTACTCTCTCTAGAAAAACCTGATACTATGACAGGCTCATCTTTAATTGAAAGCATAAATTTACCTTCTAAAGCTTCTCTAATTACTCAACCTGCTTAA
- the secG gene encoding preprotein translocase subunit SecG codes for MLISILSWVWVSSGLILILLVLLHSPKGDGMGGLAASGSSMFSSASSAEATLNKATWFALAMFLGIAVVLSAGWLK; via the coding sequence ATGCTTATTTCTATTCTTTCTTGGGTTTGGGTTTCTAGTGGCTTAATACTCATTCTACTGGTTCTTCTTCATAGCCCAAAGGGTGATGGCATGGGTGGCCTTGCTGCAAGCGGAAGCTCAATGTTTTCTAGTGCTAGCAGTGCAGAAGCAACATTAAACAAGGCCACATGGTTTGCCCTGGCTATGTTTCTTGGAATTGCTGTTGTTCTTAGTGCTGGATGGTTAAAGTAA